Proteins from one Listeria innocua genomic window:
- a CDS encoding dihydrolipoyllysine-residue acetyltransferase — MAYSFKLPDIGEGIHEGEIVKWFVQPGDKIEEDESLFEVQNDKSVEEITSPVSGTIKEIKVAEGTVATVGQVLVTFDGVEGHEDDAEEESAAPKAESTESTPAPAQASGKGIFEFKLPDIGEGIHEGEIVKWFIQPGDKVEEDQSIFEVQNDKSVEEITSPVDGTVKDILVSEGTVATVGQVLVTFEGDFEGEASHESTPESPAEEAELTNNDATSAPATGGNGTPSSKKDPNGLVIAMPSVRKYAREKDVNIAEVAGSGKNNRVVKADIDAFLNGEQPAAATTTAQTEEKAAAPKAEKAAAKQPVASSDAYPETREKLTPTRRAIAKAMVNSKHTAPHVTLMDEIEVTALMAHRKRFKEVAAEKGIKLTFLPYMVKALVATLRDFPVLNTTLDDATEELVYKHYFNVGIAADTDHGLYVPVIKNADKKSVFQISDEINELAGKARDGKLTADEMRHGSATISNIGSAGGQWFTPVINYPEVAILGVGRIAQKPIVKDGEIVAAPVLALSLSFDHRVIDGATAQKAMNNIKRLLNDPELLLMEV, encoded by the coding sequence ATGGCATATTCATTTAAATTACCGGATATCGGTGAAGGTATCCATGAAGGTGAAATCGTTAAATGGTTTGTACAACCAGGCGATAAGATTGAAGAAGATGAATCCCTATTTGAAGTACAAAACGACAAATCAGTGGAAGAAATCACTTCTCCAGTTTCAGGAACAATTAAAGAAATCAAAGTTGCTGAAGGTACAGTTGCTACAGTTGGACAAGTACTAGTAACATTTGATGGCGTAGAAGGTCACGAAGACGACGCCGAAGAAGAAAGCGCAGCACCAAAAGCAGAATCCACAGAATCAACTCCAGCACCCGCACAAGCTAGCGGAAAAGGAATTTTTGAATTCAAATTACCAGATATTGGTGAAGGAATTCATGAAGGCGAAATTGTTAAATGGTTTATTCAACCGGGCGATAAAGTAGAAGAAGATCAGTCCATTTTTGAAGTACAAAACGACAAATCTGTCGAAGAAATTACTTCTCCAGTAGATGGAACTGTTAAAGATATTTTAGTTAGTGAAGGTACAGTAGCGACAGTTGGTCAAGTATTAGTAACATTTGAAGGCGATTTTGAAGGAGAAGCTAGTCATGAATCTACTCCAGAATCCCCAGCAGAAGAAGCTGAACTTACAAACAACGATGCAACTTCCGCTCCAGCTACAGGTGGAAACGGAACTCCATCATCTAAAAAAGATCCTAATGGCCTTGTAATTGCAATGCCTTCTGTACGTAAATATGCTCGTGAAAAAGACGTTAATATCGCTGAAGTAGCAGGCTCTGGAAAAAATAACCGCGTAGTTAAAGCTGATATCGATGCTTTCCTAAACGGCGAACAACCAGCTGCAGCAACAACTACTGCTCAAACAGAAGAAAAAGCAGCAGCACCAAAAGCAGAAAAAGCAGCAGCAAAACAACCAGTTGCAAGCTCCGATGCTTACCCAGAAACACGCGAAAAATTAACACCAACTCGTCGTGCGATTGCAAAAGCAATGGTAAACTCAAAACATACAGCACCACACGTTACTTTAATGGACGAAATCGAAGTAACTGCACTTATGGCTCACCGCAAACGTTTCAAAGAAGTAGCTGCCGAAAAAGGTATCAAACTTACTTTCTTACCTTATATGGTGAAAGCTCTTGTTGCAACGCTTCGTGACTTCCCAGTGCTTAACACAACTTTAGATGATGCGACAGAAGAACTTGTTTACAAACATTACTTCAACGTTGGTATCGCAGCAGATACAGACCACGGTTTATACGTGCCAGTAATTAAAAATGCTGATAAAAAATCCGTATTCCAAATTTCTGATGAAATCAACGAACTAGCTGGAAAAGCACGTGATGGTAAATTAACAGCTGACGAAATGCGCCACGGTTCCGCAACTATTTCTAATATCGGTTCTGCCGGCGGACAATGGTTCACTCCAGTAATTAATTACCCAGAAGTTGCTATCCTAGGTGTTGGTCGTATTGCTCAAAAACCTATCGTAAAAGATGGCGAAATTGTAGCAGCACCAGTACTAGCGCTTTCCTTGAGCTTTGACCACCGTGTAATTGACGGCGCGACTGCTCAAAAAGCAATGAACAATATTAAACGTTTATTAAACGACCCAGAATTATTACTAATGGAGGTGTAA